One Streptomyces mobaraensis NBRC 13819 = DSM 40847 DNA segment encodes these proteins:
- a CDS encoding class I SAM-dependent methyltransferase: MTHRDEDGPGRPDRARRAVFGEAAEEYDAARPGYPAQLFAGVLEFARHGAGGRVEALEVGAGTGKATLVFAALGVSVTAIEPDPRMAAVLARHRADRPGITVQPGEFETWDPAGRRFDLLFSAQAWHWTDPEVRWSRARSVLRPGGALALFWNDWYVTDEPLRRELAAVHDRFLPERPPHSILDERPRESVRGEHAWVTAELRADPAFTDLGHRVYSTTHERSTTGIAALLTSLSFYRVQPEDTRRRLLAEVARTVDAHGGRVDLMTTTALFLARTWN; this comes from the coding sequence ATGACGCATCGCGACGAGGACGGACCCGGCCGGCCGGACCGCGCACGGCGGGCGGTGTTCGGTGAGGCCGCCGAAGAGTACGACGCCGCGCGGCCCGGGTACCCGGCGCAACTGTTCGCCGGCGTCCTGGAGTTCGCGCGGCACGGCGCGGGGGGCCGCGTCGAGGCGCTGGAGGTCGGTGCCGGCACCGGGAAGGCGACGCTGGTGTTCGCCGCGCTCGGCGTCTCGGTGACGGCGATCGAGCCGGACCCGCGCATGGCCGCCGTCCTGGCCCGGCACCGCGCCGACCGCCCCGGAATCACCGTGCAGCCGGGTGAGTTCGAGACCTGGGACCCCGCAGGCCGCCGCTTCGACCTCCTCTTCTCCGCCCAGGCGTGGCACTGGACCGACCCGGAGGTCCGCTGGTCCCGCGCTCGTTCCGTACTCCGCCCCGGCGGCGCGCTCGCCCTCTTCTGGAACGACTGGTACGTCACCGACGAACCCCTGCGCCGGGAACTCGCCGCCGTCCACGACCGCTTCCTCCCCGAGCGTCCCCCGCACTCGATCCTCGACGAGCGCCCCCGCGAGTCCGTCCGCGGCGAGCACGCCTGGGTGACCGCGGAACTCCGCGCGGATCCCGCTTTCACCGACCTCGGCCACCGCGTCTACTCCACGACGCACGAACGCTCCACCACCGGCATCGCGGCCCTGCTGACGTCCCTGTCCTTCTACCGCGTCCAACCGGAGGACACCCGCCGCCGCCTCCTCGCGGAGGTCGCCCGGACCGTCGACGCGCACGGCGGACGCGTCGACCTGATGACGACGACGGCTCTGTTCCTGGCCCGGACGTGGAACTGA
- a CDS encoding aldo/keto reductase produces MKYRRLGHDGPEVSSVGLGCMGMSVAYGTPDDAESLRTLDHALDLGVTLLDTADAYGRGANEELLGRWLRRRGAGDRERLVLATKFGLRHDPVTGRVDAVDTSAAYVRAACDASLRRLGTDRVDLYYAHRRDPATPVEETAGALAELVAAGKVRWIGLSEVGPETLRRAHAVHPVSAVQMEYSLFTRDAVEGGLLDVCRELGIAVVAYSPLGRGMLTGALGSRDDLAEHDNRRRWPRFSPENFGPNLALVDAVRQVAGEIGCTPAQAALAWLLARGEDVVPIPGTKKRRYLAENAAAADLLLTAEQTALLDRAVPPDAVAGERYPQQALRRLGH; encoded by the coding sequence GTGAAGTACCGCAGGCTGGGCCACGACGGCCCGGAGGTGTCGTCCGTGGGTCTCGGCTGCATGGGCATGTCGGTCGCCTACGGGACGCCCGACGACGCGGAGTCCCTCCGCACCCTCGACCACGCCCTCGACCTGGGCGTCACCCTGCTGGACACGGCGGACGCCTACGGGCGCGGCGCCAACGAGGAGCTGCTGGGCCGCTGGCTGCGGCGGCGGGGCGCCGGTGACCGGGAACGCCTCGTGCTCGCCACGAAGTTCGGGCTCCGGCACGACCCGGTGACCGGCCGCGTCGACGCGGTGGACACCTCGGCGGCGTACGTCCGCGCCGCCTGCGACGCGTCGCTGCGCCGCCTGGGCACCGACCGCGTCGACCTCTACTACGCCCACCGCCGTGACCCGGCGACCCCCGTCGAGGAGACCGCCGGCGCCCTGGCCGAGCTGGTGGCGGCGGGCAAGGTGCGCTGGATCGGGCTGAGCGAGGTCGGCCCGGAGACGCTGCGCCGGGCGCACGCGGTCCACCCCGTGAGCGCGGTGCAGATGGAGTACTCGCTGTTCACCCGCGACGCCGTGGAGGGCGGGCTGCTGGACGTCTGCCGCGAGCTGGGGATCGCCGTGGTCGCGTACTCGCCGCTCGGCCGCGGCATGCTGACCGGCGCCCTGGGCTCCCGCGACGACCTGGCGGAACACGACAACCGGCGGCGCTGGCCCCGGTTCTCGCCGGAGAACTTCGGCCCCAACCTCGCGCTCGTGGACGCCGTGCGGCAGGTCGCAGGGGAGATCGGCTGCACGCCCGCGCAGGCGGCGCTGGCCTGGCTGCTCGCCCGGGGCGAGGACGTGGTGCCGATCCCCGGGACGAAGAAGCGGCGCTACCTCGCGGAGAACGCCGCCGCCGCGGACCTCCTCCTCACCGCCGAACAGACCGCCCTGCTCGACCGCGCCGTGCCGCCGGACGCGGTGGCCGGCGAGCGCTACCCGCAGCAGGCGCTGCGGCGGCTGGGGCACTGA
- a CDS encoding winged helix-turn-helix domain-containing protein yields MAGEQGPAPIDPTKAIYVYMQVADHIAARIVAGELRPGARLAGERDLAEEYRVAIGTVRRAIQELRERGLLVTLPAKGTFVTEPTE; encoded by the coding sequence ATGGCAGGTGAGCAGGGCCCGGCGCCCATCGACCCGACCAAGGCGATCTACGTCTACATGCAGGTCGCGGACCACATCGCGGCCCGCATCGTCGCGGGTGAACTCAGGCCGGGCGCCAGGCTCGCGGGGGAGCGAGACCTGGCGGAGGAGTACCGCGTGGCCATCGGCACCGTTCGGCGGGCCATCCAGGAACTGCGGGAGCGGGGCTTGCTGGTGACGCTGCCCGCCAAGGGAACGTTCGTCACCGAGCCCACGGAGTAG
- a CDS encoding CatB-related O-acetyltransferase → MPPVPLDPTTLHPMPDQPRVVLLKPLVTSPLIEVGEFSYYDDPDDPTAFETRNVLYHYGPEKLVIGRFCALGEGTRFVMNGANHRMDGPSTFPFPVMGGSWTDHFDLITGLPGRGDTVVGNDVWFGYRSLVMPGVRIGHGAIVASGSVVVDDVPDFAIVGGNPAKVIRYRYAPEDIARLLDVAWWDWPVEHITRHVKTIMSGTIDELEAAAPGRG, encoded by the coding sequence ATGCCGCCTGTTCCCCTCGACCCCACCACCCTCCACCCGATGCCCGACCAGCCCCGGGTGGTACTGCTGAAACCGCTGGTGACCTCGCCGTTGATCGAGGTCGGAGAGTTCTCGTACTACGACGACCCGGACGACCCGACGGCGTTCGAGACCCGGAACGTGCTGTACCACTACGGCCCGGAGAAGCTGGTCATCGGCAGGTTCTGCGCCCTGGGCGAGGGGACGCGGTTCGTGATGAACGGCGCCAACCACCGGATGGACGGCCCCTCGACGTTCCCCTTCCCCGTCATGGGCGGCTCCTGGACCGACCACTTCGACCTGATCACCGGGCTGCCCGGCCGCGGCGACACCGTGGTCGGGAACGACGTGTGGTTCGGCTACCGCTCGCTGGTGATGCCCGGCGTCCGGATCGGGCACGGGGCGATCGTCGCCTCCGGCTCGGTCGTCGTCGACGACGTACCGGACTTCGCCATCGTCGGCGGCAACCCGGCCAAGGTCATCCGGTACCGGTACGCGCCCGAGGACATCGCCCGGCTGCTGGACGTCGCCTGGTGGGACTGGCCGGTGGAGCACATCACCCGGCACGTCAAGACCATCATGTCCGGCACGATCGACGAACTGGAGGCGGCCGCTCCGGGCCGTGGTTAG
- a CDS encoding lamin tail domain-containing protein: MSRSIARLVVTAACGAALASAVVPAAVAAERSAAARPTVVFGKIQYDSPGRDDRSDRSLNAEWVTVTNTGKKAVDLSRWTLTDNERHTYRFGKLRLAAHASVRVHTGTGRDTAADVYQNRRAYVWNNDRDKATLRDAAGRTVATASWGRR; this comes from the coding sequence TTGTCGCGATCCATAGCCCGCCTGGTCGTCACCGCCGCCTGCGGGGCGGCGCTGGCATCCGCCGTCGTGCCCGCGGCGGTGGCGGCGGAGCGGAGTGCCGCCGCTCGGCCGACCGTCGTGTTCGGCAAGATCCAGTACGACAGCCCGGGGCGCGACGACCGCTCCGACCGGAGCCTGAACGCCGAGTGGGTCACCGTCACCAACACCGGCAAGAAGGCCGTGGACCTCAGCCGCTGGACGCTCACCGACAACGAGCGCCACACCTACCGCTTCGGCAAGCTGCGCCTCGCCGCCCACGCGTCCGTCCGCGTGCACACCGGCACCGGCCGCGACACCGCCGCCGACGTGTACCAGAACCGGCGCGCCTACGTCTGGAACAACGACCGGGACAAGGCCACCCTGCGGGACGCCGCCGGGCGTACCGTCGCCACCGCCTCCTGGGGCCGTCGCTGA
- a CDS encoding LysE family translocator, translating to MLTTLLAFLGACTLIAASPGPGTMLIIRKSLQSRRAGFMTVLGNETGVFVWGLAAAFGLTALLAASQVAYDVMRIVGAGVLVMFGVRTLLEVRRGAGKAKAVGDAGAPQPEEERSGWSSYRAGLLCNLANPKAAVFAMSFLPQFVPDGVPHLPAMVALAAIWAVFEVGYYGMYVWFVGRMRAIISRERVRRRLELASGGVLVALGVRMAVEG from the coding sequence ATGCTCACCACCCTTCTCGCCTTCCTCGGGGCCTGCACACTGATCGCCGCCTCCCCCGGGCCGGGCACCATGCTGATCATCCGCAAGTCGCTGCAGAGCCGCCGGGCCGGCTTCATGACGGTGCTCGGCAACGAGACCGGCGTCTTCGTCTGGGGCCTCGCCGCCGCGTTCGGCCTGACGGCGCTGCTGGCGGCGTCCCAGGTGGCGTACGACGTGATGCGGATCGTCGGGGCCGGGGTGCTGGTGATGTTCGGGGTCAGGACGCTGCTGGAGGTGCGGCGCGGAGCGGGGAAGGCGAAGGCCGTCGGGGACGCCGGCGCTCCGCAGCCGGAGGAGGAACGTTCGGGCTGGTCCTCGTACCGCGCCGGCCTGCTGTGCAATCTGGCGAACCCCAAGGCGGCGGTGTTCGCGATGTCGTTCCTGCCGCAGTTCGTCCCGGACGGGGTGCCGCACCTGCCGGCGATGGTGGCACTGGCCGCGATCTGGGCGGTGTTCGAGGTCGGGTACTACGGGATGTACGTGTGGTTCGTCGGCCGGATGCGGGCGATCATCTCGCGGGAGCGGGTGCGCAGGCGGCTGGAACTGGCCTCCGGCGGGGTGCTGGTGGCGCTGGGCGTGCGGATGGCGGTCGAGGGCTGA
- a CDS encoding MerR family transcriptional regulator translates to MRIGELARRSGVSPRALRYYEEQGLLRPERRPSGYREYDEDDVRTVRDVRTLLAAGLGTATIAAVLPCTAGDEVSLLLPACAPLAEEVPAERDRIEETMRQLGAALGLLREMIDRSGLESRAADGGDGTGCGHETLASPQPLGSR, encoded by the coding sequence TTGCGCATCGGTGAACTGGCACGGCGTTCGGGCGTCAGCCCCCGGGCGCTGCGCTACTACGAGGAGCAGGGGCTGCTGCGGCCGGAGCGCCGGCCGAGCGGCTACCGCGAGTACGACGAGGACGACGTCCGGACCGTTCGCGACGTCCGCACCCTGCTGGCGGCGGGGCTGGGCACGGCCACCATCGCGGCGGTCCTGCCGTGCACCGCCGGGGACGAGGTGTCGTTGCTGCTGCCCGCGTGTGCGCCGCTGGCGGAGGAGGTGCCGGCGGAGCGGGACCGGATCGAGGAGACCATGAGGCAACTGGGGGCAGCGCTCGGGCTGTTGCGGGAGATGATCGACCGCTCGGGGCTGGAGTCCCGGGCGGCGGACGGCGGCGACGGGACCGGCTGCGGGCACGAAACACTGGCGTCCCCTCAACCCCTTGGCTCACGATAG
- a CDS encoding NAD(P)-dependent oxidoreductase — translation MAIHSPEHPVHPTDPTPVTVLGMGPMGRALAGALLAAGHPVTVWNRTPGRAAELVERGAAEAGSVRAAVGASPLVIVCVIDYAAADAIVRPAAAALRGRTLVNLTADTPDRARATAAWAAEHGVGYLDGSILTPATTIGTDAAVVIYSGPEERFAAHRSALAALGGRSDHLGADPGRAAAFDVAALDFCWTAVSGYLHALALARAEGITAAQLLPYAQGIVELLGQVVPVYAERADADSHPGDVSNVTSVAAGIEHIVHASAARGLDTGVLDAALAVARRAIAEGRGRDDFSRLVDTVRVA, via the coding sequence ATGGCGATTCATTCCCCGGAGCACCCCGTTCACCCCACCGACCCCACCCCCGTCACCGTCCTCGGCATGGGCCCCATGGGCCGCGCCCTCGCCGGCGCGCTGCTCGCCGCCGGGCACCCCGTGACCGTCTGGAACCGCACCCCCGGCCGCGCCGCCGAACTCGTCGAACGCGGCGCCGCGGAGGCCGGATCGGTCCGGGCGGCGGTCGGCGCCTCCCCCCTCGTCATCGTCTGCGTGATCGACTACGCGGCGGCGGACGCGATCGTCCGTCCCGCCGCCGCGGCGCTGCGCGGCCGGACGCTGGTCAACCTCACCGCCGACACCCCGGACCGGGCCCGGGCCACCGCCGCGTGGGCCGCCGAGCACGGTGTCGGCTACCTGGACGGCTCCATCCTGACGCCCGCGACGACGATCGGCACCGACGCCGCCGTCGTCATCTACAGCGGACCGGAGGAGCGGTTCGCCGCGCACCGGTCCGCCCTGGCCGCCCTCGGCGGCCGGTCCGACCACCTCGGCGCCGACCCCGGCCGCGCCGCCGCGTTCGACGTCGCCGCGCTGGACTTCTGCTGGACGGCCGTGAGCGGCTACCTCCACGCCCTGGCCCTGGCCCGGGCGGAAGGCATCACCGCCGCGCAACTCCTGCCGTACGCCCAGGGAATCGTGGAACTGCTGGGGCAGGTGGTACCGGTGTACGCGGAGCGGGCCGACGCGGACAGCCACCCGGGCGACGTCTCCAACGTCACCTCCGTCGCGGCCGGCATCGAGCACATCGTCCACGCCTCGGCCGCGCGCGGGCTGGACACCGGCGTCCTCGACGCGGCCCTCGCCGTCGCCCGCCGGGCGATCGCCGAAGGGCGCGGCCGGGACGACTTCTCGCGCCTCGTGGACACCGTGCGCGTGGCGTGA
- a CDS encoding M4 family metallopeptidase — protein sequence MRSTGARSGRAGRSGRSRAQSGISGAAALIGAAALVVSAVPAHADPAKPGDGPGQVIPAGRTATPALVRGIREPVAASGSPADAARGHLAEKKGRYRIADPGRDLRPVQTLSSGTTETVRLQQRHRGVEVLGGQYVVRMEHKDGKRVVTGTSGKYFTGLKTATTPDVDEELAVERAVGATEDRLAAQRAAGPRKSADDAEKAPPLTGTARGLVVLPKGEGVLTQHVTVRGADPATGRPVLQEVYIDAKSGYPVLQYSAIKTFGAPSADAGKGKAADASRTAAKRTAAAADGPQDGATGTGVRLDGKSVDLQVTKDATRNEYVMRDLSRMRDSTHNELSTWDARGKSVDETSGTWPEGVKEFGSADPAFGKDATESGAVDAHWAAGKVYDYYRTVHGRNSLNGRGMAIRSLVGVSYWGMPYVNAFWDGTKMVYGNGDAEYRPLSAGLDVVGHEMTHGVVENSADLVYAGQSGAMNEAIADYFGNAIKNDARGVAMDDPDSGLLGESLCRTKSPRDCAFRDLNDGRTTSKSFLGVGFGTDNGGVHLNSTIFSGALWDIRQDLDKTLADKIVYKALTEYMTPLDGFTEGRNAVLAAAKDLKVTDAQLRTVERSFNAHGIVPGWELAMGVDSDQLLGRVNTNESRAGAGGGWWAASKSNDDGTEAYSVWAGRTDGTGAPKLISPNDGRFHVDPVTDGKTVVWMSYKGRDIQLLARPLAGGPVKVLATSRYRFTSLAVEGKTVAFELHGRRGYTAAAYLRMGQDDEPVRIPPSAGTGRFNRTNYPSLHNGRIAFADEHRVDGAYRNDVGILDVATGNRTTVKLTDAAAEAGPTAITGKHVFWLSTPDYETGLTAVRRADLDGGNVVDISPATGKDALRGVLLTASDEAVTVLAQTPDTQYRNETLSKLWQFSPDGARKGRVSCNRGEQLGGAADTGTRVVWTDATTGYTDLVTRHRPAGNCG from the coding sequence TTGCGCAGTACCGGAGCACGTTCAGGCAGAGCCGGCAGATCCGGCAGAAGCAGAGCACAGAGCGGCATATCGGGTGCGGCGGCGCTGATCGGCGCCGCCGCACTCGTCGTCTCGGCGGTCCCGGCCCACGCCGATCCGGCGAAACCGGGGGACGGGCCCGGTCAGGTGATCCCGGCGGGCAGGACCGCGACCCCGGCCCTGGTCCGGGGCATCCGCGAGCCCGTCGCCGCGAGCGGCAGCCCCGCCGACGCGGCCCGCGGCCACCTCGCGGAGAAGAAGGGCCGCTACCGCATCGCCGACCCCGGCCGCGACCTGCGGCCGGTGCAGACCCTGAGCTCGGGGACGACCGAGACGGTACGGCTCCAGCAGCGGCACCGGGGCGTGGAGGTCCTGGGCGGCCAGTACGTCGTACGGATGGAGCACAAGGACGGCAAACGCGTCGTCACCGGCACCTCCGGCAAGTACTTCACCGGGCTGAAGACCGCCACGACCCCCGACGTCGACGAAGAGCTGGCCGTCGAACGGGCCGTCGGCGCCACCGAGGACCGGCTCGCCGCGCAGCGGGCGGCCGGGCCCCGCAAGAGCGCGGACGACGCCGAGAAGGCGCCCCCGCTGACCGGCACGGCCCGCGGGCTGGTCGTGCTGCCCAAGGGCGAGGGCGTCCTGACCCAGCACGTCACCGTGCGCGGCGCCGACCCGGCCACCGGCCGGCCGGTGCTGCAGGAGGTGTACATCGACGCCAAGTCGGGCTACCCGGTCCTCCAGTACAGCGCCATCAAGACGTTCGGCGCGCCGAGCGCCGACGCGGGCAAGGGCAAGGCCGCGGACGCCTCCCGTACCGCCGCGAAGCGGACCGCGGCGGCGGCCGACGGGCCGCAGGACGGCGCCACCGGCACCGGCGTCCGGCTCGACGGCAAGTCCGTCGACCTCCAGGTCACCAAGGACGCGACGCGCAACGAGTACGTGATGCGCGACCTCTCCCGGATGCGCGACAGCACCCACAACGAGCTGTCCACCTGGGACGCCCGCGGCAAGTCCGTCGACGAGACGTCCGGCACCTGGCCCGAGGGCGTCAAGGAGTTCGGCTCGGCCGACCCGGCGTTCGGCAAGGACGCCACCGAGTCGGGCGCGGTCGACGCGCACTGGGCCGCCGGCAAGGTCTACGACTACTACCGGACCGTGCACGGCCGGAACAGCCTCAACGGGCGTGGCATGGCCATCAGGTCCCTGGTGGGCGTGAGCTACTGGGGCATGCCGTACGTCAACGCCTTCTGGGACGGCACCAAGATGGTGTACGGCAACGGCGACGCCGAGTACCGGCCGCTCTCCGCCGGTCTGGACGTCGTCGGCCACGAGATGACCCACGGCGTCGTCGAGAACTCCGCGGACCTCGTCTACGCCGGCCAGTCGGGCGCCATGAACGAGGCCATCGCCGACTACTTCGGCAACGCCATCAAGAACGACGCCCGCGGCGTCGCCATGGACGACCCCGACTCCGGTCTGCTCGGCGAGTCGCTGTGCCGCACCAAGTCGCCGCGCGACTGCGCGTTCCGGGACCTCAACGACGGGAGGACCACCTCCAAGTCCTTCCTCGGCGTGGGCTTCGGCACCGACAACGGCGGGGTGCACCTCAACTCGACGATCTTCTCCGGCGCCCTGTGGGACATCCGCCAGGACCTGGACAAGACCCTCGCCGACAAGATCGTCTACAAGGCGCTCACCGAGTACATGACGCCGCTGGACGGCTTCACCGAGGGGCGCAACGCCGTGCTCGCCGCGGCGAAGGACCTCAAGGTCACCGACGCCCAACTGCGGACCGTCGAGCGCTCGTTCAACGCCCACGGCATCGTCCCCGGCTGGGAGCTCGCCATGGGCGTGGACTCCGACCAGCTGCTGGGCCGGGTCAACACCAACGAGAGCCGCGCGGGCGCGGGCGGCGGCTGGTGGGCCGCGTCCAAGTCCAACGACGACGGGACCGAGGCGTACTCCGTCTGGGCCGGCCGCACCGACGGCACCGGCGCCCCCAAGCTGATCAGCCCCAACGACGGCCGCTTCCACGTCGACCCGGTCACCGACGGCAAGACCGTGGTGTGGATGTCGTACAAGGGCCGGGACATCCAGCTGCTGGCCCGGCCGCTGGCCGGCGGGCCGGTCAAGGTGCTCGCCACCAGCCGCTACCGCTTCACCTCGCTGGCGGTCGAGGGCAAGACGGTCGCCTTCGAGCTGCACGGGCGGCGCGGCTACACCGCGGCGGCGTACCTGCGGATGGGCCAGGACGACGAACCGGTCCGCATCCCGCCCTCCGCGGGCACCGGCCGCTTCAACCGCACCAACTACCCCTCGCTGCACAACGGCAGGATCGCCTTCGCCGACGAGCACCGCGTCGACGGCGCGTACCGGAACGACGTCGGGATCCTGGACGTCGCCACCGGCAACCGGACCACGGTCAAGCTGACCGACGCCGCGGCCGAGGCCGGCCCGACCGCGATCACCGGCAAGCACGTCTTCTGGCTGAGCACGCCGGACTACGAGACCGGGCTGACCGCGGTGCGCCGGGCGGACCTGGACGGCGGTAACGTCGTCGACATCAGCCCGGCGACGGGCAAGGACGCGCTGCGCGGCGTGCTGCTCACGGCCTCCGACGAGGCGGTGACGGTCCTGGCGCAGACCCCGGACACCCAGTACCGCAACGAGACGCTGTCCAAGCTGTGGCAGTTCTCGCCGGACGGCGCCCGCAAGGGCCGGGTCTCCTGCAACCGCGGTGAGCAGCTGGGCGGCGCGGCCGACACCGGCACCCGCGTGGTGTGGACCGACGCGACCACCGGCTACACCGACCTGGTGACCCGGCACCGCCCGGCCGGCAACTGCGGCTGA
- a CDS encoding lysozyme yields MSALPRPTSPHARRRPATRAAVPSFPTLLTLLLAVFALLVALPGTAHAAGGFAAPRPGHPDRDWMGSTVRLHEGGRSVNEPARLTASVEGVDVSSHNGNVAWSTLWNSGARFAYVKATEGTGYTNPYFAQQYNGSYNVGMLRGSYHFALPDHSGGAAQANYFADHGGGWSADGRTLPGVLDMEYNPYGDICYGMSATALVDWMTDFFGTYRQRTGRDAVLYTSTAWWQRCTGDYAGFGAVNPLWIPRYSGSPGTLPAGWSFHTFWQYTDTGPTVGDHNRFNGSQSRLQALADG; encoded by the coding sequence ATGTCCGCACTCCCCCGCCCCACCAGTCCCCACGCCCGCCGCAGACCCGCTACGCGGGCGGCCGTCCCCTCCTTCCCGACCCTCCTGACCCTCCTGCTCGCCGTGTTCGCCCTGCTCGTCGCCCTCCCCGGCACCGCGCACGCCGCCGGCGGCTTCGCGGCGCCCCGCCCGGGCCACCCGGACCGCGACTGGATGGGCTCCACGGTCCGCCTCCACGAGGGCGGCCGGTCCGTCAACGAACCGGCGCGGCTGACCGCCTCCGTCGAAGGCGTGGACGTCAGCAGCCACAACGGCAACGTGGCGTGGAGCACCCTCTGGAACTCCGGCGCCCGCTTCGCCTACGTCAAGGCCACCGAGGGCACCGGCTACACCAACCCGTACTTCGCCCAGCAGTACAACGGCTCGTACAACGTCGGCATGCTGCGCGGCTCCTACCACTTCGCGCTGCCCGACCACTCCGGCGGCGCCGCCCAGGCGAACTACTTCGCCGACCACGGCGGCGGCTGGTCCGCCGACGGGCGGACGCTGCCGGGCGTGCTCGACATGGAGTACAACCCCTACGGCGACATCTGCTACGGGATGAGCGCCACCGCCCTGGTCGACTGGATGACCGACTTCTTCGGCACCTACCGGCAGCGCACCGGCCGCGACGCCGTCCTCTACACCTCCACCGCCTGGTGGCAGCGGTGCACCGGTGACTACGCCGGCTTCGGCGCCGTCAACCCGCTCTGGATCCCACGCTATTCCGGGTCGCCGGGGACGCTCCCGGCCGGCTGGAGCTTCCACACGTTCTGGCAGTACACCGACACCGGGCCGACGGTCGGCGACCACAACCGCTTCAACGGCTCGCAATCCCGCCTCCAGGCACTGGCCGACGGCTGA
- a CDS encoding MarR family winged helix-turn-helix transcriptional regulator produces MHQTTTPPPEEGGTDQRTASGEDHPFLALERELSVFLRRARASSGEMAREVHPELEAAAYGLLVRLADAGRQRATDLAAYFGVGKATMSRQLRALSDLGLVTRTPDPADGRASLVALTEEGHARFSRVRDARRGQYMRKLADWDRAEIGELARLLHRLNTTLGG; encoded by the coding sequence GTGCACCAGACCACCACGCCGCCTCCCGAGGAGGGCGGCACGGACCAGCGGACCGCCAGTGGTGAGGACCACCCGTTCCTCGCCCTGGAACGCGAGCTCTCCGTGTTCCTGCGCCGCGCCCGCGCCTCCTCGGGGGAGATGGCACGCGAGGTCCACCCCGAGCTCGAAGCCGCCGCCTACGGCCTGCTGGTCCGGCTGGCCGACGCCGGCCGCCAGCGCGCCACCGACCTCGCCGCCTACTTCGGCGTCGGCAAGGCCACCATGAGCCGCCAGCTCCGCGCCCTGAGCGACCTCGGCCTGGTCACCCGCACCCCCGACCCGGCGGACGGCCGCGCCTCGCTGGTCGCCCTCACCGAGGAGGGGCACGCCCGCTTCAGCCGCGTCCGCGACGCCCGCCGGGGCCAGTACATGCGCAAGCTCGCCGACTGGGACCGCGCCGAGATCGGCGAACTGGCCCGGCTGCTGCACCGGCTGAACACGACCCTGGGCGGCTGA
- a CDS encoding protein phosphatase 2C domain-containing protein, whose amino-acid sequence MRIELATRPGDPARPNEDFVSAVLPASGQGGALVLLDGVTPPPDGDDGCEHGVPWFTARLGGALLELCATRRELTLRHCLSDAITRAADAHRAHCDLGHRRTPQATVVAARWDEERVEYLVLSDSVLLVEGADGAVTPVLDDRIARLAALGPVTDAHRNAEGGFHTAAADPAVAGLAVTGALPRAGVRALAALSDGAARWVEVFAEGDWTACAALLAKSGPRALVDRVRAAELADPDRRLFRRGKVHDDAAAVYAEL is encoded by the coding sequence ATGCGCATCGAGCTGGCCACCCGGCCGGGCGACCCGGCCCGGCCCAACGAGGACTTCGTCTCGGCGGTCCTGCCCGCTTCCGGACAGGGCGGCGCGCTGGTGCTGCTGGACGGCGTGACGCCGCCGCCGGACGGGGACGACGGCTGTGAGCACGGCGTTCCCTGGTTCACGGCGCGTCTGGGCGGCGCACTGCTGGAACTGTGCGCCACCCGGCGCGAACTGACGCTCCGCCACTGCCTGTCCGACGCGATCACCCGCGCCGCGGACGCCCACCGGGCCCACTGTGATCTCGGTCACCGCCGCACCCCGCAGGCCACCGTGGTGGCCGCCCGCTGGGACGAGGAGCGGGTGGAGTACCTGGTGCTGTCGGACTCCGTCCTCCTGGTGGAGGGCGCGGACGGCGCGGTGACGCCCGTGCTCGACGACCGGATCGCCCGGCTCGCCGCGCTCGGCCCGGTGACGGACGCCCACCGCAACGCCGAGGGCGGCTTCCACACGGCCGCCGCCGACCCGGCCGTGGCCGGCCTGGCCGTCACCGGCGCGCTGCCGCGCGCCGGGGTCCGCGCCCTGGCCGCGCTCAGCGACGGCGCGGCCCGCTGGGTGGAGGTCTTCGCCGAGGGCGACTGGACCGCCTGCGCCGCCCTGCTGGCCAAGAGCGGCCCGCGCGCCCTCGTCGACCGGGTCCGGGCGGCGGAACTGGCCGACCCGGACCGGCGCCTGTTCCGGCGGGGGAAGGTGCACGACGACGCGGCGGCGGTGTACGCGGAGCTCTAG